cggagtcaccacggtgacctgtacggcactactctgcacataagtcggaactacctgaagtagtctgtacgacgaGGATGGTGTAatgatacgctctagtgcttctctcatcaatcatctgcgcacgtaatctaaggtcacctactagtcggaaccacctctagtggtctgtacgactagcgtgtcggaaccctctcatggtttgtacgacatgcaccaacttggatccaaggtgagcgtgcggtgcagtgaataatataagcactaacaccggggtgcaggttatgagttCTCGACACAATTCACATTatcgatgattcacatgattaacataaaactcacctgatactcacttgtgcgtccacaacaccaattcatatatatatatgcatcaatttcaattcatataattcataatatgcatgcatggtgtttgaaaacatactttcatataaattcaatttctgggaaaattaataGTATATAGATATGTACTGAAAataaaactgcccactcacctggagtttgcccaacaactccctagcaccacatatcaaggtgtcatgacgatcggcgcctagaacaataatcaaatccaacctcataattcatatcgataaaatatataacttatataaaacacgtcactacgtagttcgatccggaagatttGCAACTTaaatttcaaatccataacttccagaggtccacaatatacttCTAGGACagcatcctaaaatttcattaccatccaacggttagatctccgtcaatttccaaaaccaagtgacggttaacattctattttatgaacttacaagtccaattccgaaagatccgtaaataggattcccgatccgtaagttcctataatcctcaaatattacgtattacaacgtatcaaagtttggtgacgatccaacggtcggatcgtcaattcaaaTTTTTACCTAACCATGAATCGagacgaacttaggttcaattactcaatttacgtccatcaattatcaaaactgaacctaaaaccttaaacacatgctaagaatgacattggtgGGCCATTGGCCATGCACCGCCGCACGGGCCGCcacgggtggcggtcggccgccccggctcgcaggaaaatcaaactatttcaaaaaattaccaaaatttgtagatttgaagatctcaacgagtagagtaaactttattaCTGaagccaaggccaatttggcctggaagagctccaattttgccaaaaccgtgaagaaccctagaattgggtgttttCAATTCGACCTTCAAATCAACTCCACCGTCCAAAtcaatgcttgggctttgttccaggtcCTAAGGGAATGCTaatggtgttagtaattgaaagaaaacatttcaaaatttgaagaatttgaacAAGAAAGTCGCGGCACCCACGGGTGCATTTTTCACCAAACCACcatcaaatttcatgatttttggggtgaaacatgaagagggaaggcctaggtGTTGATTGGGAGTGGTACCTTGATCCAATTCGTCGGAAAATTGAACAAGAACGGTGAGAAACCGCCGGTTTGAAGGCACGGGTCGCACGGGTCAAGGATGACCCGTTTCCTCCTTTTCCCCCGTCCAccactctccctcctttccctcctttcttctccCTCTGATTGGTCCTCCACCTTCTCTTCTTTCTGGTTGGCCCAACTCCTCCCGCTCTCCTGTTCCGATTGGGTAGCTTGCCCTTCTCTCCTCCTTTCTGTTTCTCCTCTTCTTTTCttcacatacatacacacacaaaaacctttcaacatctttttatttatttatttattttttccttacatccaagccatccaaattttaataataaaattcataaaatgcccaaacttcaaactttaaaatctttttcgttataactccaaataatGGACCGTCTGCGCTCACGCTTCCGTAACGACaggtactacgaggatatgccaagaaaacaaatcttagatagCACGACACAATTATTAACCTCGACTAATgcgcgtgcctcaaagggcatttttgaaaaatcctttattaaaactttaaaaactcttaaaatcagggaccagctgtcacaatctacccaccttaaaaaatttcgtcctcgaaatttaccCAATCTTTACAATCCATCGATATCCATAAAACAACCTGAAACCCTGTCTCATTCGATCTTTCGTCTCCCAAGTAGTTTCTTCTGTTGAATGATTCATTCATAAAATTTTCACTAACTTCACTGTTTTATTCCTTAGAACTTgtccttccaatccaagataatcactggttcctcaacataaatcaaatctGGATTAACTTCCAAAGATTAAGGAGGAATCATACGCGACAAACCTGCTATTTTGTAACGaagcatccaaaacataaactaCACTATACACCTTATCCAATCCCGAAAGTACTCAAACTTGAAAGTATTTCACTAATTCCTTCAATTATCAAAGACGGCCTGATGTACCTAGGATTTAACCTGTCTTCCATTTCGACCCGAACCGCAActttccaaggtgataattTCAAAAACATCTAATCTCCTGCATTACACGTTCGGTTAGTGGCAtgtttgtctgctaagctcttcaGCCGATCCTGGCTCACTTCCAGGGTAGACTTAATTACTTGAATATTCCGAGTAGTCTCCTCTACTAACTCAGGGCCTTGAATACCATCCGTCCACAATTTTAACAATTTCGAAACACAAGACACAGCTTTACACGGCTTTATAACGTTGCTCTCGGGAACAAACTAAAAGGGCCAACATACCCAAAAAGTTCAACAGATCCGTAAGCCCAAATCTCTTTTCCATAAGACAGATAAATAACTGTGGCACTTCTGGAAAGGTTACTGCTCTTTCATTGAAGAATACTGCGCTGATTTAGTAAGCCAATCAATTaacacctcaatttcatcataaccATCTCGTGAACGAGGAAACTTGCACCCACAATctatattaatattttctcatttccgCTGTGGAACGGGAAGTAACTACATCAATCCAAAAGACTTCTTTCTTTCCGTTTTAACCTGCTGACAGATgttacatatatttatatatacaaatatttctcttttcatacctgaCCAATAGTAAAATGATCGAATGGTATAATACATCTTAGTACCTCTAGAATGCATTGTATAGGCTGAACAGTACGCAAATTCCAAAATTGCTTCCTTTAATTCCATAACATTAGGTGTAAAcaccttgttctcttgcataagcttgccatctgattctctaaccctgaggtctttctttttcccgttattccttgctttaaatatattcttgaatttcttcgtcAAATGCTTGAGTCTCGAGTACGACCTACCAAATAGGCCTAACTTGACAATTAGAAAGTACATTTTCTTTTCGGTCTTCCATtcccaactttactccagtagatctcaaatccacaagaagatgAACATGGCAATCGTACCAAGCATTAATTCTTGCTGGGGTCTTCCTACTAAAAGCATTGGCCACAACATTTGCATGATCACCCTGGttgtgcaatcataatcactaagcaacaCAATCCACCTTAGTTGCCTAAGATTAAGATACCTCTGAATAAACAGATATTGGATACTTTTTTTATTCGTAAAAATCTTGCACTTTTCTTCCCATAAAgacaatgtctccaaatcttcaaagcaaagatgatagttgCTAATTATaaatcatgagtagggtaattcatctcatgaggtttcaattgTTGTGAAGTGTAATAATCACTCTATCatgttgcatcaacacacatcctAACCCATTCAAGGATGCATCACTGTAAACCTCATAATTACCTTTATCATCTGGAAGTGCTAAAACAGGTGTATGAGTGAGATAATGCTTCAGTTGCTGAAACTTTGTTCACAATTTtcatccactcaaacctaacCTCTTTTCTAGTCGATCCCGCCAAtggcaaagcaatgactgaaaaatcctttACCAACGTCTATAGTAGTctgctagaccaagaaaactcagtacctcagtgacggttcgaggttgtttcCAATTCTCCCCAGTTGTCACTCAttgaggatctacttgaataCCTTGTATAGATatcacatgtcccaaaaatgccacttgattcgtccaaaattgacatttgctaaacttagcatacaaccgatGTTCCCTCAAACATTTTAACACCAACTCAAAATGACTAGTATGCTTTACTTTCACTTAAGAGTATACCAGACCTCAACTATTTCCTTGAAAACACATAGGCACCtctaagctgatcaaacaatcatcaatgcacggcaatggataacggttcttattcgttacccgattcaattaccTAATATCCATACATATTCTTAAGGTCCCGTCTTTCTTCCTTATAAACAAAGCTGGGGTTTTCCAAAGTAACATACTAGGTTGactgaaacctttatcaaccaattcctgtgactgaattttcaattccttTAACTCTGTAGGAACCAATCTATAGCATAGAGTCTGTAGTTGGAGACAATTCAATAGTGAACaccacatctctgtctggcggcaatccaTGTAAATCATTCCGGAACACATTAGGAAAATGTCTACCACTCGTACATCATCCACAATACTAGGAGTACGATCCTGCAACACCCCATGAGCTAGGTATCCTTGGCAaccttttgataacaatctctttgctctcacaaCAGAAATAATAGCATGCCTCACTCCACTTGCTCACTTACAAAAGTAACCTCTGATAATCCAAGACAAtggaaagtaactgatttcccgtagCAATTCAtattggcacgattataatgtaaCCAATATGTGCTTAAAATCACATCGAAATCCACAATGTCTGACGGGATAAGATTCGCTGGCATAACTACTTCttccaccatcactggacaccctgaataagcataaccgacatagaatgACCTACATgtttacttgcttaacgaatccaacaaataagttatggatattacggtctgcagcccgcaataacAATAACTCACTGTCGTCTCGATAAGTAAGCAACAATTCTTAAGGGTGCAATATTATCATCTTGCTCTTCATTAGAAATACATATACACTCCTCGATCGTGCTCATTCACTACTTTCTTTGGCAACATCGTCAATGACATAAAATTTCTACATgacaatcaattaaaactctagcaaagtaaCCAAGAATGTTTAATGTGGCCATGATTAAGCCCGAAAAAAAATTTTGAGTATCATGTAGCTCTATGCCCCATTTGTCCACATGTAACGCATCCTCTGCTTTCTCGCCTATACTGTCTAAAGTGCCTATTATTGTACCTACGGCACAAAGGTACATTTCTTTTACCAATATTTTCCTGCCTCTGGAATCTGGAACCTCCAGTGAAACTATCATCTCTTCTCAGACTAGTAGTACGAAAGCCTACTAGAAGAATTAGAATTATTTCCACTTCTTTTGAAGTTCTGAGATGACTGACCTTTACCCTGGGTCATCCTTCCTCTGattcccattcttttcttattcctctttattctcgttgatcatgttctcagagtcctcaatgCTCAACAACATCTCGTAAACTCTTGGTAAAAAGTACAATGGACAGTGGTCGCCAAAGAACGCCACTTCTTCTTATTATCCAGccaaaaacaacataacaccttGACCGGATTAGCAACAACATCCGAATGGAAACAAGGCAAGTCTGTAAACTCTCTATAATAATATGCCGGAGGAATgaacttttccttaaacaattcttcAAACGACTTCCAAACAGCTGTTCTTCCGATAACATCGGATAACATTCCTATCTCCATCAGAATACAGATTCAACACTCAGAAACTaggtagtcatctcgacccACCTGTCGGGAAGAAGATTCCCTTGACTTTGCATAATCCGAAACGTCTTTTCTCAAATGATTAAGCCATTGATCTACTCCCTTAGGTTCTTCATTTCCCTAAAGTGATTCAAATTTAACTTATAACCAGTCTCAAAAGGTTcctttagataatagactgaatcacaaTGGCAATAGTTTCCCCCCAAACTActatatcagggaaattaggctcaTCCGAACTACGTGGCTCGCAATGAGGCggtatagttctgacagaagacactaggAAATTCTTAAGATGTCCAGAATTGCAACCTAGGcactgataccaactgacacaccccatcccgaaggagggcatgatgtccatcacgtgagagtgacgtaaccatttacacagttcggaagctataaaaaaaaacaattactaagatgaaacacccgagggtgagtcctacttttttGAATTCTGttagaacaccgttggattcctcgtggccaccaaagctctgctatctggaacctggaggggcgcaaaacaaaattgagtgggtcagtaaaacaaagtttttcgaaaacatttcatttaaaacatttctaaaccctcactgtaaaacctgtatactttcccagaaaataacataatagtataTAAAACCTCATACGTCACAAATCACCAATTTATCACAAATCcaggaatatgccatgccataaatgttAATAACAAAACGCTGATGCATCAaaataacaggtgacataatgaatcaaccggagaccctacagttggtcctgtacggttgattccatagctcaacatccaacccagccggagtcaccacggtgacctgtacggcactactctgcacataagtcggaactacctgaagtagtctgtacgacaaggatGGTGTAATGATACGCTCTAGTGTTTCTCTCGTCAATCATCTGCGCgcgtaatctaaggtcacctactagtcggaaccacctctagtggtttgtacgactagcatgtcggaaccttctcatggtctgtacgacatgcacctacttggatccaaggtgagcgtgcggtgcggtgaataatataagcactaacactggggtgcaggttatgagttctcaacacaattcacattatTGATGATTCAcatgattaacataaaactcacctgatactcacctgtgtgtCCACaataccaattcatatatatatatatatatgcatcaatttcaattcatataattcataatatgcatgcatggtgtttgaaaacatactttcatataaattcaatttctgggaaaattaataGTATATAGATATGTACTGAAAataaaactgcccactcacctagagttcgcccaacaactccctagcaccacatatTAAGgtgtcatgacgatcggcgcctagaacaataatcaaatccaacctcagaattcatatcgatagaatatataacttatataaaacacgtcactacgtagttcgatccggaagatttGCAACttagatttcaaatccataacttccagaggtccacaatatacttctaggacaacatcctaaaatttcattaccatccaacggtcggatctccgtcaatttccaaaaccaagtgacggttaacattctattttatgaacttacaactccaattctgaAAGATCCGTATATCAGATTCCCGATccataagttcctataatcctcaaatattacttattacaacgtatcaaagtttggtgacgatccaacggtcggatcgtcaattcacattttcacctaaccacgaatcgagacgaacttaggttcaattactcaatttacgtccatcaattatcaaaactgaacctagaaccttaaacatatgctaagaatgacattggcgggccattggccatgcgccgccgcacgggccgccacgggtggcggtcggccgccctagctcgccggaaaatccaactatttcaaaaaattaccaaaatttgcagatttgaagaCCTCAacgagtagagtaaactttatacctgaagccaaggccaatttggcctggaataGCTCCAATTTTgccaaaaccgtgaagaaccctagaattgggtgttttcaattcgaccttcaaacCAACTCCACCGTCCAAATCAATGTTTGGGCTTTTTTCCAGGTCCTAAGGGAATTCTaatggtgttagtaattgaaagaaaacatttcaaaatttgaagaatttgaacAAGAAAGTCGCGGCACCCACGGGTGCGTTTTTCACCAAACCACcatcaaatttcatgatttttggggtgaaacatgaagagggaaggcctaggtGTTGATTGGGAGTGGTACCTTGATCCAATTCGTCGGAAAATTGAACGAGAACGGCAAGAAACCGCCGGTTTGAAGGCATGGGTCGCACGGGTCAAGGATGACCCGTTTCCTCATTTTCCCCCGTTCAccactctccctcctttccctcctttcttctccCTCTGATTGGTCCTCCACCTCCTCTTCTTTCTGGTTGGCCCAActcctccctctctcctgtTCCGATTGGGCAGCTTGCCCTTCTCTCCTCCTTTCTGTTTCTCCTATTCTTTTCttcacatacatacacacacaaaaacctttcaacatctttttattttattttttattttttttatttttttccttacatccaagccatccaaattttaataataaaattcataaaatgcccaaacttcaaactttaaaatctttttcgttataactccaaataccggaccgtctgcgcccacgctTCCGTAGCGACAAGTACTATGAGGATAtgccaagaaaacaaatcttagatggcacgacacgaCGATTAACCTCGACTAATgtgcgtgcctcaaagggcatttttgaaaaatccttgattaaaactttaaaaactcttaaaatccgGGACCGGCTGTCATAGTGGGAGTGGATTAAGCTCCACACTAGGctagccataataatgtggttcaaattcacctttggcgagaatcgaacctaaaacatctcacttacaagtgaaggaGAATATTATCATCATTTAAACCTTTTCTATTTCCTTTTGAAGTTCTTCACAAATACTAGTAGTTACTTTGTTCTCGTTAATTTTATACAGTATATTTGTTAATCCTCTTCTTGCCAGCCAGTTTCTATATTTTATCATGCAAAAATCATTACTTTTCTGTCTGAACATGTTCTTGGTTTTCTATTCTTGGTGCAGGAAAACAGGAATTGATGTCCACTAAATTGGAGTTTGTGACTTTGTCTACAATATTAATTAGTTGTTAACCAAATAAGGGTTACAAGCATATGAAAGCTTCCTAGTTAGAAGCACCTCAAAAGTTTGATTAATCAAGTTAACTGTAATAAATAGTTCTTAAATAATCTTTGTTAGAGCACTTAAATTAGGTGCTGTCGTCCAAGTTGTGgtctaaaaaaatattttttatggaGAATGGCACAAACCAAGTATTTTcctgcaacattttttttaatcttctgCAGTCAACACTACTTCGCTACCTCATTCATGcaaatacatatttaatatcCACCCAATCCGCTAGTGGTCTCCCAAAGGCAGGAGTTTCGTTGTTGAAAAAATTAACTAGTATTTAAATAAAGGATAACAATTTCTTATTCTGTAAATAGGCTAAAATGTAATATGTTGTGCGTAGGTTAAATACATGTTTGCGATCAGGTTCTTTGAGCATCTCCACCCATTAGTGGAAGGTAAGGGTAAgtgttgatcctaaaaactatTTAGCCTACGTGGCACGTATAAACTAACTACATCCTTAGGTTGAATGTGGGACATGCCAACTCGTTGGCCGAACTCGACCGGGGAATGAATGACCGTTGTTATGGTGTTGGGTATGCTGATGACTTTTAAATCTTTTGACTATGGttgaggaaggaacacatctcagccttcgggttctagagcctgaagataaGATTGCTAGTTACTATGAAGCTCAATATTAGATTTGGCTTTCAGTGTGCCGAATACTGAGCGATTTGGTAGCACCCTAACTCGCCGAAGGGTTAATGGATTACCTCTTCCAACAAGGACTCAAATAACCCTTGTTGATAGAGATTTGGATAGGTAGTCAACCAAACCAAAAGCAATGATGTTTATCCAAATGGAAGGTGCTTCTTGGTCGCCTGACTCTACGACTCTAATGTTATTTGTCCAAATTGAAAAtgtcgccggttgccttcacagtaatgtttatccaaactgaagatgtgtcggcaggaaaaacaataaagtaaaatttCTCAAGAGTTTTGAGAGGATTCGCGTAGAGCGAATGTTTACACAAGGCAGATTTGTGTGTTAATTTGGAGGGGCTTTGAATGTTGCTCTGCCTTCTCTGTTTGTAATGATTATTCACCGTGGGACCGAAGTAGAATCCCACTCGGATTGTAACTCTTTTGACTTCTCCTATATCTTTTGTAGATATGCTTCGACCATTTCTATTAGATTTATAACTTTGAACCCACCCTTTTTCCATTTTAGATTCAATCTTTGGCTTCAATAGATACTCCTTCACTCTCAAAGCATCATTGACATTTGATTCAATCCTGAAGACCCCTCCTTGTATTAGGATTTGGACGACTCTATCCAGGCTTACAAGGAATCCCATTCTTGGTAGGACTTGGCCGCTCTTCCTTGGGCCTGGCTTTACTTGGGAATATTCCATGTTCCCTGGGGCTTTTCCCTTAGGTCGAGCCAATGATCACTCTAGACCCAAAACTGttaatttgggtccaaacaataaGTTATGGGTAAGGGCAATAAAATTACCTTTACTATTCACTCTAAACAGTAATTACCTTTGTGAAAGTCTAATCGTTTGGAAGGAGGAAGGGCAAGGCAAAGATGATTACtatgcacatatatatatcgtttatttttctaatttttttcttggttttatcctCCACATGTCATTATCGCCATAGATTTTGGTTAAGATTCTCGACTATTCATGTAGTGCTACGTGTAATTATCCATTAGTACATATTCGCTCATATTTTTTATAAGATTCTCGACCATTCATTTAATGCCTCGTGTCATTATCCAATTTTATGATTTCCTCATTTTTCTCCACTTAAACCTTTAAACCACCAGATCTGCTCACACCACGCCTATTCCATCATCCCTCCGCATCTTAATTCATAgattttacaaaacaaaattcTTTCAACAATGGATTTAGGAGATTTAGGATGTGACCACAGTTATTCAACAGAATTATGAttgctatttgcaaccatgataaTTACTTTGTTCAAAAGAAGGATGATGTGCATACTTAGGTCTTCTTGTTGAGCAAAAAATGACGAGTCTCTTGCAGATGCTTGCTTATGGGTCATTGTAGATCAATTGATGAGATAACAAGGATGAGGGGAATCCACTATATTTAAGGTATTTGATAGGTTCTGCTACGCAATCGAATATTTATACACCACAGGTACCTTCGTTGACCTATACCTGCAGACCTCAGAAGGCTTCTTCAGACAACTGAGGGTCAAGGTTTCCTGGCATGATTGGAAGTATTGAATGCATGTATTGACAGTGGAAAATTTCCAAAATTCATGGCAAGGAGATTACGAAAATGAAAAGGTACAAAAGTATCATTTTAGAAGCAGTGACATCATTTGGTACATGAATTTGGCATGCCATCTTCAGTATCCTAAAAGCTCAAAAGAACCTAAATGTTCTTGGTCAATCATCTGTTTTCAACGTGGTGTTGAAAGGAGAGTCAACTAAAATCATGTATTAAATCAACGGTACACTGTACTCAAGGGCATATTATCTATCTGATGAAATTTATATCTCGTGGTCCACTTTTGTCAAGATAGCGCCAAATCCAcacatagcgaaggaaaaacactttgcaacaAAGCAAGAGGGG
This genomic interval from Malus domestica chromosome 05, GDT2T_hap1 contains the following:
- the LOC139195955 gene encoding uncharacterized protein, which codes for MLKGFCVCMYVKKRIGETERRREGQAAQSEQERGRSWANQKEEEVEDQSEGEERRERRESGERGKMRKRVILDPCDPCLQTGGFLPFSFNFPTNWIKDLEKSPNIDLDGGVGLKVELKTPNSRVLHGFGKIGAIPGQIGLGFRRRSS